Proteins found in one Triticum aestivum cultivar Chinese Spring chromosome 4D, IWGSC CS RefSeq v2.1, whole genome shotgun sequence genomic segment:
- the LOC780697 gene encoding splicing factor U2af large subunit B isoform X1, whose product MADDNGGGGDDYVSEAVRPEGDTHTREEGLSKSRDRDREKDKDKERHRDRDRDRGRDRDRGRDRDLDKDRDRDKDRDRHQRHHRDKREHRDRPDDHDRHRSRDSERRRDRERDGYRRHRSRSRSRSRGRDDHRSRSHSKSKRVSGFDLGPTAQSVLPQFPAIPTPKGNLGSLAPLPPMDAQPTVALMYKRNQCSGQLPGSSIPGMFPNMLPFAVGQFNPLVMQPQAMTQQHIFPQATRHARRVYVGGLPPSANEQSVAIYFNQVMAAIGGNTAGPGDAVLNVYINHDKKFAFVEMRSVEEASNAMALDGILFEGAPVKVRRPTDYNPSLAAALGPSQPSSNLNLAAVGLTPGSAGGLEGPDRIFVGGLPYYFTEAQVRELLESFGPLRGFDLVKDRETGNSKGYAFCVYQDLNVTDIACAALNGIKMGDKTLTVRRANQGSAQPRPEQENILLQAQQQVQLQKLVYQVGALPTKVVCLTQVVTADELKDDEEYEDIMEDMRLEAGKYGNLVKVVIPRPHPSGEPVSGVGKVFLEYADVDGSTKAKTAMHGRKFGGNPVVAVFYPENKFADEDYDAAA is encoded by the exons ATGGCCGacgacaacggcggcggcggcgacgactacGTCAGCGAGGCCGTCCGCCCCGAG GGTGATACACATACGCGTGAAGAGGGATTGTCAAAATCCAGGGATAGAGACAGAGAAAAAGACAAGGATAAGGAGCGCCATAGGGACCGTGACAGAGATAGAGGAAGAGACAGAGATCGGGGTCGGGACAGGGATCTAGACAAGGATCGGGACAGGGACAAGGATCGGGATCGTCACCAAAGGCATCACCGTGACAAAAGGGAGCACCGAGACCGTCCTGATGATCATGATCGTCACAGAAGCCGTGATTCTGAAAG GAGAAGGGACCGCGAGAGAGATGGATATCGCAGGCATCGCTCTCGTTCACGGTCTCGTTCAAGGGGCAGGGATGATCACAGATCTCGATCTCATTCAAAAAG CAAGCGAGTCAGTGGATTCGACCTGGGACCAACAGCACAATCCGTACTTCCTCAGTTCCCTGCCATTCCAACCCCAA AAGGCAATCTTGGGTCACTTGCCCCACTGCCGCCGATGGATGCACAGCCTACTGTAGCTTTAATGTACAAGAGGAATCAGTGCTCCG GTCAGTTACCGGGCTCTTCTATTCCTGGAATGTTCCCGAACATGCTCCCTTTTGCTGTTGGACAG TTCAATCCCCTCGTCATGCAGCCACAAGCCATGACTCAACAG CATATTTTTCCTCAGGCTACTCGGCATGCTCGGCGTGTTTATGTCGGTGGCCTTCCCCCATCTGCTAATGAACAG TCTGTTGCAATATACTTTAATCAAGTCATGGCTGCTATTGGAGGAAACACTGCTGGTCCAGGTGATGCTGTTCTTAATGTGTACATAAACCATGACAAGAAATTCGCTTTTGTGGAGATGAGGTCTGTGGAGGAAGCAAGCAATGCAATGGCACTGGATGGCATTTTGTTTGAAGGTGCACCAGTGAAGGTTAGAAGACCAACAGACTATAACCCTTCTCTGGCAGCTGCCCTGGGCCCAAGCCAGCCAAGCTCCAATTTGAATCTTGCTGCGGTTGGCCTAACACCAGGTTCAGCCGGAGGGTTAGAAGGCCCGGACCGTATTTTTGTGGGTGGTCTCCCCTATTACTTCACAGAGGCTCAAGTTCGGGAGCTGCTTGAATCATTTGGGCCTCTTCGAGGATTTGATCTTGTGAAAGATAGGGAAACTGGTAACTCAAAGGGCTATGCGTTCTGTGTCTACCAGGACCTCAATGTCACTGACATAGCCTGCGCTGCTCTAAATGGTATCAAGATGGGAGACAAAACTCTTACGGTCAGACGAGCAAACCAGGGCTCAGCCCAACCTAGACCAGAGCAGGAAAATATCCTGTTGCAGGCACAGCAACAGGTGCAGTTACAG AAACTTGTGTATCAAGTTGGAGCGCTCCCTACAAAGGTTGTATGCCTGACCCAGGTAGTTACTGCTGATGAATTaaaagatgatgaagaatatgaggaCATTATGGAGGACATGAGGTTGGAAGCTGGGAAATATG GTAACTTGGTGAAAGTTGTCATCCCACGTCCTCATCCGAGTGGAGAGCCAGTTTCTGGAGTTGGAAAG GTGTTCTTAGAGTATGCAGATGTTGATGGTTCCACCAAAGCAAAGACGGCGATGCACGGAAGGAAATTCGGTGGAAACCCAGTTGTTGCGGTCTTCTACCCCGAGAACAAGTTTGCTGATGAGGACTATGACGCGGCAGCATAA
- the LOC780697 gene encoding splicing factor U2af large subunit B, translating to MADDNGGGGDDYVSEAVRPEGDTHTREEGLSKSRDRDREKDKDKERHRDRDRDRGRDRDRGRDRDLDKDRDRDKDRDRHQRHHRDKREHRDRPDDHDRHRSRDSERRRDRERDGYRRHRSRSRSRSRGRDDHRSRSHSKSKRVSGFDLGPTAQSVLPQFPAIPTPSQLPGSSIPGMFPNMLPFAVGQFNPLVMQPQAMTQQATRHARRVYVGGLPPSANEQSVAIYFNQVMAAIGGNTAGPGDAVLNVYINHDKKFAFVEMRSVEEASNAMALDGILFEGAPVKVRRPTDYNPSLAAALGPSQPSSNLNLAAVGLTPGSAGGLEGPDRIFVGGLPYYFTEAQVRELLESFGPLRGFDLVKDRETGNSKGYAFCVYQDLNVTDIACAALNGIKMGDKTLTVRRANQGSAQPRPEQENILLQAQQQVQLQKLVYQVGALPTKVVCLTQVVTADELKDDEEYEDIMEDMRLEAGKYGNLVKVVIPRPHPSGEPVSGVGKVFLEYADVDGSTKAKTAMHGRKFGGNPVVAVFYPENKFADEDYDAAA from the exons ATGGCCGacgacaacggcggcggcggcgacgactacGTCAGCGAGGCCGTCCGCCCCGAG GGTGATACACATACGCGTGAAGAGGGATTGTCAAAATCCAGGGATAGAGACAGAGAAAAAGACAAGGATAAGGAGCGCCATAGGGACCGTGACAGAGATAGAGGAAGAGACAGAGATCGGGGTCGGGACAGGGATCTAGACAAGGATCGGGACAGGGACAAGGATCGGGATCGTCACCAAAGGCATCACCGTGACAAAAGGGAGCACCGAGACCGTCCTGATGATCATGATCGTCACAGAAGCCGTGATTCTGAAAG GAGAAGGGACCGCGAGAGAGATGGATATCGCAGGCATCGCTCTCGTTCACGGTCTCGTTCAAGGGGCAGGGATGATCACAGATCTCGATCTCATTCAAAAAG CAAGCGAGTCAGTGGATTCGACCTGGGACCAACAGCACAATCCGTACTTCCTCAGTTCCCTGCCATTCCAACCCCAA GTCAGTTACCGGGCTCTTCTATTCCTGGAATGTTCCCGAACATGCTCCCTTTTGCTGTTGGACAG TTCAATCCCCTCGTCATGCAGCCACAAGCCATGACTCAACAG GCTACTCGGCATGCTCGGCGTGTTTATGTCGGTGGCCTTCCCCCATCTGCTAATGAACAG TCTGTTGCAATATACTTTAATCAAGTCATGGCTGCTATTGGAGGAAACACTGCTGGTCCAGGTGATGCTGTTCTTAATGTGTACATAAACCATGACAAGAAATTCGCTTTTGTGGAGATGAGGTCTGTGGAGGAAGCAAGCAATGCAATGGCACTGGATGGCATTTTGTTTGAAGGTGCACCAGTGAAGGTTAGAAGACCAACAGACTATAACCCTTCTCTGGCAGCTGCCCTGGGCCCAAGCCAGCCAAGCTCCAATTTGAATCTTGCTGCGGTTGGCCTAACACCAGGTTCAGCCGGAGGGTTAGAAGGCCCGGACCGTATTTTTGTGGGTGGTCTCCCCTATTACTTCACAGAGGCTCAAGTTCGGGAGCTGCTTGAATCATTTGGGCCTCTTCGAGGATTTGATCTTGTGAAAGATAGGGAAACTGGTAACTCAAAGGGCTATGCGTTCTGTGTCTACCAGGACCTCAATGTCACTGACATAGCCTGCGCTGCTCTAAATGGTATCAAGATGGGAGACAAAACTCTTACGGTCAGACGAGCAAACCAGGGCTCAGCCCAACCTAGACCAGAGCAGGAAAATATCCTGTTGCAGGCACAGCAACAGGTGCAGTTACAG AAACTTGTGTATCAAGTTGGAGCGCTCCCTACAAAGGTTGTATGCCTGACCCAGGTAGTTACTGCTGATGAATTaaaagatgatgaagaatatgaggaCATTATGGAGGACATGAGGTTGGAAGCTGGGAAATATG GTAACTTGGTGAAAGTTGTCATCCCACGTCCTCATCCGAGTGGAGAGCCAGTTTCTGGAGTTGGAAAG GTGTTCTTAGAGTATGCAGATGTTGATGGTTCCACCAAAGCAAAGACGGCGATGCACGGAAGGAAATTCGGTGGAAACCCAGTTGTTGCGGTCTTCTACCCCGAGAACAAGTTTGCTGATGAGGACTATGACGCGGCAGCATAA
- the LOC780697 gene encoding splicing factor U2af large subunit B isoform X5 — MADDNGGGGDDYVSEAVRPEGDTHTREEGLSKSRDRDREKDKDKERHRDRDRDRGRDRDRGRDRDLDKDRDRDKDRDRHQRHHRDKREHRDRPDDHDRHRSRDSERRRDRERDGYRRHRSRSRSRSRGRDDHRSRSHSKSKRVSGFDLGPTAQSVLPQFPAIPTPSQLPGSSIPGMFPNMLPFAVGQFNPLVMQPQAMTQQHIFPQATRHARRVYVGGLPPSANEQSVAIYFNQVMAAIGGNTAGPGDAVLNVYINHDKKFAFVEMRSVEEASNAMALDGILFEGAPVKVRRPTDYNPSLAAALGPSQPSSNLNLAAVGLTPGSAGGLEGPDRIFVGGLPYYFTEAQVRELLESFGPLRGFDLVKDRETGNSKGYAFCVYQDLNVTDIACAALNGIKMGDKTLTVRRANQGSAQPRPEQENILLQAQQQVQLQKLVYQVGALPTKVVCLTQVVTADELKDDEEYEDIMEDMRLEAGKYGNLVKVVIPRPHPSGEPVSGVGKVFLEYADVDGSTKAKTAMHGRKFGGNPVVAVFYPENKFADEDYDAAA; from the exons ATGGCCGacgacaacggcggcggcggcgacgactacGTCAGCGAGGCCGTCCGCCCCGAG GGTGATACACATACGCGTGAAGAGGGATTGTCAAAATCCAGGGATAGAGACAGAGAAAAAGACAAGGATAAGGAGCGCCATAGGGACCGTGACAGAGATAGAGGAAGAGACAGAGATCGGGGTCGGGACAGGGATCTAGACAAGGATCGGGACAGGGACAAGGATCGGGATCGTCACCAAAGGCATCACCGTGACAAAAGGGAGCACCGAGACCGTCCTGATGATCATGATCGTCACAGAAGCCGTGATTCTGAAAG GAGAAGGGACCGCGAGAGAGATGGATATCGCAGGCATCGCTCTCGTTCACGGTCTCGTTCAAGGGGCAGGGATGATCACAGATCTCGATCTCATTCAAAAAG CAAGCGAGTCAGTGGATTCGACCTGGGACCAACAGCACAATCCGTACTTCCTCAGTTCCCTGCCATTCCAACCCCAA GTCAGTTACCGGGCTCTTCTATTCCTGGAATGTTCCCGAACATGCTCCCTTTTGCTGTTGGACAG TTCAATCCCCTCGTCATGCAGCCACAAGCCATGACTCAACAG CATATTTTTCCTCAGGCTACTCGGCATGCTCGGCGTGTTTATGTCGGTGGCCTTCCCCCATCTGCTAATGAACAG TCTGTTGCAATATACTTTAATCAAGTCATGGCTGCTATTGGAGGAAACACTGCTGGTCCAGGTGATGCTGTTCTTAATGTGTACATAAACCATGACAAGAAATTCGCTTTTGTGGAGATGAGGTCTGTGGAGGAAGCAAGCAATGCAATGGCACTGGATGGCATTTTGTTTGAAGGTGCACCAGTGAAGGTTAGAAGACCAACAGACTATAACCCTTCTCTGGCAGCTGCCCTGGGCCCAAGCCAGCCAAGCTCCAATTTGAATCTTGCTGCGGTTGGCCTAACACCAGGTTCAGCCGGAGGGTTAGAAGGCCCGGACCGTATTTTTGTGGGTGGTCTCCCCTATTACTTCACAGAGGCTCAAGTTCGGGAGCTGCTTGAATCATTTGGGCCTCTTCGAGGATTTGATCTTGTGAAAGATAGGGAAACTGGTAACTCAAAGGGCTATGCGTTCTGTGTCTACCAGGACCTCAATGTCACTGACATAGCCTGCGCTGCTCTAAATGGTATCAAGATGGGAGACAAAACTCTTACGGTCAGACGAGCAAACCAGGGCTCAGCCCAACCTAGACCAGAGCAGGAAAATATCCTGTTGCAGGCACAGCAACAGGTGCAGTTACAG AAACTTGTGTATCAAGTTGGAGCGCTCCCTACAAAGGTTGTATGCCTGACCCAGGTAGTTACTGCTGATGAATTaaaagatgatgaagaatatgaggaCATTATGGAGGACATGAGGTTGGAAGCTGGGAAATATG GTAACTTGGTGAAAGTTGTCATCCCACGTCCTCATCCGAGTGGAGAGCCAGTTTCTGGAGTTGGAAAG GTGTTCTTAGAGTATGCAGATGTTGATGGTTCCACCAAAGCAAAGACGGCGATGCACGGAAGGAAATTCGGTGGAAACCCAGTTGTTGCGGTCTTCTACCCCGAGAACAAGTTTGCTGATGAGGACTATGACGCGGCAGCATAA
- the LOC780697 gene encoding splicing factor U2af large subunit B isoform X4: protein MADDNGGGGDDYVSEAVRPEGDTHTREEGLSKSRDRDREKDKDKERHRDRDRDRGRDRDRGRDRDLDKDRDRDKDRDRHQRHHRDKREHRDRPDDHDRHRSRDSERRRDRERDGYRRHRSRSRSRSRGRDDHRSRSHSKSKRVSGFDLGPTAQSVLPQFPAIPTPSNLGSLAPLPPMDAQPTVALMYKRNQCSGQLPGSSIPGMFPNMLPFAVGQFNPLVMQPQAMTQQATRHARRVYVGGLPPSANEQSVAIYFNQVMAAIGGNTAGPGDAVLNVYINHDKKFAFVEMRSVEEASNAMALDGILFEGAPVKVRRPTDYNPSLAAALGPSQPSSNLNLAAVGLTPGSAGGLEGPDRIFVGGLPYYFTEAQVRELLESFGPLRGFDLVKDRETGNSKGYAFCVYQDLNVTDIACAALNGIKMGDKTLTVRRANQGSAQPRPEQENILLQAQQQVQLQKLVYQVGALPTKVVCLTQVVTADELKDDEEYEDIMEDMRLEAGKYGNLVKVVIPRPHPSGEPVSGVGKVFLEYADVDGSTKAKTAMHGRKFGGNPVVAVFYPENKFADEDYDAAA, encoded by the exons ATGGCCGacgacaacggcggcggcggcgacgactacGTCAGCGAGGCCGTCCGCCCCGAG GGTGATACACATACGCGTGAAGAGGGATTGTCAAAATCCAGGGATAGAGACAGAGAAAAAGACAAGGATAAGGAGCGCCATAGGGACCGTGACAGAGATAGAGGAAGAGACAGAGATCGGGGTCGGGACAGGGATCTAGACAAGGATCGGGACAGGGACAAGGATCGGGATCGTCACCAAAGGCATCACCGTGACAAAAGGGAGCACCGAGACCGTCCTGATGATCATGATCGTCACAGAAGCCGTGATTCTGAAAG GAGAAGGGACCGCGAGAGAGATGGATATCGCAGGCATCGCTCTCGTTCACGGTCTCGTTCAAGGGGCAGGGATGATCACAGATCTCGATCTCATTCAAAAAG CAAGCGAGTCAGTGGATTCGACCTGGGACCAACAGCACAATCCGTACTTCCTCAGTTCCCTGCCATTCCAACCCCAA GCAATCTTGGGTCACTTGCCCCACTGCCGCCGATGGATGCACAGCCTACTGTAGCTTTAATGTACAAGAGGAATCAGTGCTCCG GTCAGTTACCGGGCTCTTCTATTCCTGGAATGTTCCCGAACATGCTCCCTTTTGCTGTTGGACAG TTCAATCCCCTCGTCATGCAGCCACAAGCCATGACTCAACAG GCTACTCGGCATGCTCGGCGTGTTTATGTCGGTGGCCTTCCCCCATCTGCTAATGAACAG TCTGTTGCAATATACTTTAATCAAGTCATGGCTGCTATTGGAGGAAACACTGCTGGTCCAGGTGATGCTGTTCTTAATGTGTACATAAACCATGACAAGAAATTCGCTTTTGTGGAGATGAGGTCTGTGGAGGAAGCAAGCAATGCAATGGCACTGGATGGCATTTTGTTTGAAGGTGCACCAGTGAAGGTTAGAAGACCAACAGACTATAACCCTTCTCTGGCAGCTGCCCTGGGCCCAAGCCAGCCAAGCTCCAATTTGAATCTTGCTGCGGTTGGCCTAACACCAGGTTCAGCCGGAGGGTTAGAAGGCCCGGACCGTATTTTTGTGGGTGGTCTCCCCTATTACTTCACAGAGGCTCAAGTTCGGGAGCTGCTTGAATCATTTGGGCCTCTTCGAGGATTTGATCTTGTGAAAGATAGGGAAACTGGTAACTCAAAGGGCTATGCGTTCTGTGTCTACCAGGACCTCAATGTCACTGACATAGCCTGCGCTGCTCTAAATGGTATCAAGATGGGAGACAAAACTCTTACGGTCAGACGAGCAAACCAGGGCTCAGCCCAACCTAGACCAGAGCAGGAAAATATCCTGTTGCAGGCACAGCAACAGGTGCAGTTACAG AAACTTGTGTATCAAGTTGGAGCGCTCCCTACAAAGGTTGTATGCCTGACCCAGGTAGTTACTGCTGATGAATTaaaagatgatgaagaatatgaggaCATTATGGAGGACATGAGGTTGGAAGCTGGGAAATATG GTAACTTGGTGAAAGTTGTCATCCCACGTCCTCATCCGAGTGGAGAGCCAGTTTCTGGAGTTGGAAAG GTGTTCTTAGAGTATGCAGATGTTGATGGTTCCACCAAAGCAAAGACGGCGATGCACGGAAGGAAATTCGGTGGAAACCCAGTTGTTGCGGTCTTCTACCCCGAGAACAAGTTTGCTGATGAGGACTATGACGCGGCAGCATAA
- the LOC780697 gene encoding splicing factor U2af large subunit B isoform X2 yields MADDNGGGGDDYVSEAVRPEGDTHTREEGLSKSRDRDREKDKDKERHRDRDRDRGRDRDRGRDRDLDKDRDRDKDRDRHQRHHRDKREHRDRPDDHDRHRSRDSERRRDRERDGYRRHRSRSRSRSRGRDDHRSRSHSKSKRVSGFDLGPTAQSVLPQFPAIPTPSNLGSLAPLPPMDAQPTVALMYKRNQCSGQLPGSSIPGMFPNMLPFAVGQFNPLVMQPQAMTQQHIFPQATRHARRVYVGGLPPSANEQSVAIYFNQVMAAIGGNTAGPGDAVLNVYINHDKKFAFVEMRSVEEASNAMALDGILFEGAPVKVRRPTDYNPSLAAALGPSQPSSNLNLAAVGLTPGSAGGLEGPDRIFVGGLPYYFTEAQVRELLESFGPLRGFDLVKDRETGNSKGYAFCVYQDLNVTDIACAALNGIKMGDKTLTVRRANQGSAQPRPEQENILLQAQQQVQLQKLVYQVGALPTKVVCLTQVVTADELKDDEEYEDIMEDMRLEAGKYGNLVKVVIPRPHPSGEPVSGVGKVFLEYADVDGSTKAKTAMHGRKFGGNPVVAVFYPENKFADEDYDAAA; encoded by the exons ATGGCCGacgacaacggcggcggcggcgacgactacGTCAGCGAGGCCGTCCGCCCCGAG GGTGATACACATACGCGTGAAGAGGGATTGTCAAAATCCAGGGATAGAGACAGAGAAAAAGACAAGGATAAGGAGCGCCATAGGGACCGTGACAGAGATAGAGGAAGAGACAGAGATCGGGGTCGGGACAGGGATCTAGACAAGGATCGGGACAGGGACAAGGATCGGGATCGTCACCAAAGGCATCACCGTGACAAAAGGGAGCACCGAGACCGTCCTGATGATCATGATCGTCACAGAAGCCGTGATTCTGAAAG GAGAAGGGACCGCGAGAGAGATGGATATCGCAGGCATCGCTCTCGTTCACGGTCTCGTTCAAGGGGCAGGGATGATCACAGATCTCGATCTCATTCAAAAAG CAAGCGAGTCAGTGGATTCGACCTGGGACCAACAGCACAATCCGTACTTCCTCAGTTCCCTGCCATTCCAACCCCAA GCAATCTTGGGTCACTTGCCCCACTGCCGCCGATGGATGCACAGCCTACTGTAGCTTTAATGTACAAGAGGAATCAGTGCTCCG GTCAGTTACCGGGCTCTTCTATTCCTGGAATGTTCCCGAACATGCTCCCTTTTGCTGTTGGACAG TTCAATCCCCTCGTCATGCAGCCACAAGCCATGACTCAACAG CATATTTTTCCTCAGGCTACTCGGCATGCTCGGCGTGTTTATGTCGGTGGCCTTCCCCCATCTGCTAATGAACAG TCTGTTGCAATATACTTTAATCAAGTCATGGCTGCTATTGGAGGAAACACTGCTGGTCCAGGTGATGCTGTTCTTAATGTGTACATAAACCATGACAAGAAATTCGCTTTTGTGGAGATGAGGTCTGTGGAGGAAGCAAGCAATGCAATGGCACTGGATGGCATTTTGTTTGAAGGTGCACCAGTGAAGGTTAGAAGACCAACAGACTATAACCCTTCTCTGGCAGCTGCCCTGGGCCCAAGCCAGCCAAGCTCCAATTTGAATCTTGCTGCGGTTGGCCTAACACCAGGTTCAGCCGGAGGGTTAGAAGGCCCGGACCGTATTTTTGTGGGTGGTCTCCCCTATTACTTCACAGAGGCTCAAGTTCGGGAGCTGCTTGAATCATTTGGGCCTCTTCGAGGATTTGATCTTGTGAAAGATAGGGAAACTGGTAACTCAAAGGGCTATGCGTTCTGTGTCTACCAGGACCTCAATGTCACTGACATAGCCTGCGCTGCTCTAAATGGTATCAAGATGGGAGACAAAACTCTTACGGTCAGACGAGCAAACCAGGGCTCAGCCCAACCTAGACCAGAGCAGGAAAATATCCTGTTGCAGGCACAGCAACAGGTGCAGTTACAG AAACTTGTGTATCAAGTTGGAGCGCTCCCTACAAAGGTTGTATGCCTGACCCAGGTAGTTACTGCTGATGAATTaaaagatgatgaagaatatgaggaCATTATGGAGGACATGAGGTTGGAAGCTGGGAAATATG GTAACTTGGTGAAAGTTGTCATCCCACGTCCTCATCCGAGTGGAGAGCCAGTTTCTGGAGTTGGAAAG GTGTTCTTAGAGTATGCAGATGTTGATGGTTCCACCAAAGCAAAGACGGCGATGCACGGAAGGAAATTCGGTGGAAACCCAGTTGTTGCGGTCTTCTACCCCGAGAACAAGTTTGCTGATGAGGACTATGACGCGGCAGCATAA
- the LOC780697 gene encoding splicing factor U2af large subunit B isoform X3, with amino-acid sequence MADDNGGGGDDYVSEAVRPEGDTHTREEGLSKSRDRDREKDKDKERHRDRDRDRGRDRDRGRDRDLDKDRDRDKDRDRHQRHHRDKREHRDRPDDHDRHRSRDSERRRDRERDGYRRHRSRSRSRSRGRDDHRSRSHSKSKRVSGFDLGPTAQSVLPQFPAIPTPKGNLGSLAPLPPMDAQPTVALMYKRNQCSGQLPGSSIPGMFPNMLPFAVGQFNPLVMQPQAMTQQATRHARRVYVGGLPPSANEQSVAIYFNQVMAAIGGNTAGPGDAVLNVYINHDKKFAFVEMRSVEEASNAMALDGILFEGAPVKVRRPTDYNPSLAAALGPSQPSSNLNLAAVGLTPGSAGGLEGPDRIFVGGLPYYFTEAQVRELLESFGPLRGFDLVKDRETGNSKGYAFCVYQDLNVTDIACAALNGIKMGDKTLTVRRANQGSAQPRPEQENILLQAQQQVQLQKLVYQVGALPTKVVCLTQVVTADELKDDEEYEDIMEDMRLEAGKYGNLVKVVIPRPHPSGEPVSGVGKVFLEYADVDGSTKAKTAMHGRKFGGNPVVAVFYPENKFADEDYDAAA; translated from the exons ATGGCCGacgacaacggcggcggcggcgacgactacGTCAGCGAGGCCGTCCGCCCCGAG GGTGATACACATACGCGTGAAGAGGGATTGTCAAAATCCAGGGATAGAGACAGAGAAAAAGACAAGGATAAGGAGCGCCATAGGGACCGTGACAGAGATAGAGGAAGAGACAGAGATCGGGGTCGGGACAGGGATCTAGACAAGGATCGGGACAGGGACAAGGATCGGGATCGTCACCAAAGGCATCACCGTGACAAAAGGGAGCACCGAGACCGTCCTGATGATCATGATCGTCACAGAAGCCGTGATTCTGAAAG GAGAAGGGACCGCGAGAGAGATGGATATCGCAGGCATCGCTCTCGTTCACGGTCTCGTTCAAGGGGCAGGGATGATCACAGATCTCGATCTCATTCAAAAAG CAAGCGAGTCAGTGGATTCGACCTGGGACCAACAGCACAATCCGTACTTCCTCAGTTCCCTGCCATTCCAACCCCAA AAGGCAATCTTGGGTCACTTGCCCCACTGCCGCCGATGGATGCACAGCCTACTGTAGCTTTAATGTACAAGAGGAATCAGTGCTCCG GTCAGTTACCGGGCTCTTCTATTCCTGGAATGTTCCCGAACATGCTCCCTTTTGCTGTTGGACAG TTCAATCCCCTCGTCATGCAGCCACAAGCCATGACTCAACAG GCTACTCGGCATGCTCGGCGTGTTTATGTCGGTGGCCTTCCCCCATCTGCTAATGAACAG TCTGTTGCAATATACTTTAATCAAGTCATGGCTGCTATTGGAGGAAACACTGCTGGTCCAGGTGATGCTGTTCTTAATGTGTACATAAACCATGACAAGAAATTCGCTTTTGTGGAGATGAGGTCTGTGGAGGAAGCAAGCAATGCAATGGCACTGGATGGCATTTTGTTTGAAGGTGCACCAGTGAAGGTTAGAAGACCAACAGACTATAACCCTTCTCTGGCAGCTGCCCTGGGCCCAAGCCAGCCAAGCTCCAATTTGAATCTTGCTGCGGTTGGCCTAACACCAGGTTCAGCCGGAGGGTTAGAAGGCCCGGACCGTATTTTTGTGGGTGGTCTCCCCTATTACTTCACAGAGGCTCAAGTTCGGGAGCTGCTTGAATCATTTGGGCCTCTTCGAGGATTTGATCTTGTGAAAGATAGGGAAACTGGTAACTCAAAGGGCTATGCGTTCTGTGTCTACCAGGACCTCAATGTCACTGACATAGCCTGCGCTGCTCTAAATGGTATCAAGATGGGAGACAAAACTCTTACGGTCAGACGAGCAAACCAGGGCTCAGCCCAACCTAGACCAGAGCAGGAAAATATCCTGTTGCAGGCACAGCAACAGGTGCAGTTACAG AAACTTGTGTATCAAGTTGGAGCGCTCCCTACAAAGGTTGTATGCCTGACCCAGGTAGTTACTGCTGATGAATTaaaagatgatgaagaatatgaggaCATTATGGAGGACATGAGGTTGGAAGCTGGGAAATATG GTAACTTGGTGAAAGTTGTCATCCCACGTCCTCATCCGAGTGGAGAGCCAGTTTCTGGAGTTGGAAAG GTGTTCTTAGAGTATGCAGATGTTGATGGTTCCACCAAAGCAAAGACGGCGATGCACGGAAGGAAATTCGGTGGAAACCCAGTTGTTGCGGTCTTCTACCCCGAGAACAAGTTTGCTGATGAGGACTATGACGCGGCAGCATAA